The following proteins come from a genomic window of Malus domestica chromosome 02, GDT2T_hap1:
- the LOC103407220 gene encoding SKA complex subunit 1 homolog, translated as MEVKTAGASLDSVISGFNRRIAELQDLVIARNMYPASSVTDLSALDAAVKAMELQVQAIKDRLRDETLAIPKAKKLIDAALKQQKKLQDMSVYVPSHVPERMSMLNLDTNKCLFPEGSQQNTGFGSFKLEEEPAALPKEKKGRSPPPLWFITAEELDSLSGYMRGRLTVEKINAAINDMATYAEANAQLIFAPKKKVAGDLWEKALEMRDIAMTEGIKGKHFFLETDMKGPTLKPDNTGKAILTVLRHLGRVSETRIGPHRVIILLKRP; from the exons ATGGAGGTAAAGACAGCAGGGGCGTCGTTGGATTCGGTTATCTCAGGGTTCAACCGTCGGATCGCGGAGCTTCAAGATCTCGTCATTGCGCGAAACA TGTACCCGGCGAGCAGCGTCACCGATTTGTCGGCCCTCGACGCGGCCGTGAAGGCCATGGAGCTTCAGGTTCAGGCCATCAAGGACCGCTTGCGTGACGAAACCCTAGCCATCCCTAAAGCTaaa AAACTCATCGATGCCGCGCTGAAGCAGCAAAAGAAATTGCAGGACATGTCAGTTTATGTGCCCTCGCATGTTCCCGAAAGAATGtcgatgttgaatttggatacTAATAAGTG TTTGTTTCCAGAAGGATCTCAACAAAATACCGGTTTTGGGTCCTTCAAGCTTGAGGAAGAGCCTGCTGCACTACCTAAG GAGAAAAAGGGACGTTCCCCTCCACCATTGTGGTTTATAACTGCTGAAGAGCTGGATTCTTTGTCAGG ATACATGAGGGGAAGGCTTACAGTAGAGAAGATCAATGCAGCTATTAATGACATGGCGACGTATGCAGAAGCAAACGCTCAGCTGATATTTGCCCCAAAGAAGAAG GTAGCAGGAGATCTTTGGGAAAAGGCGCTG GAAATGAGGGACATTGCAATGACAGAAGGAATAAAGGGAAAACACTTCTTTCTCGAAACTGACATGAAAGGACCAACCTTGAAGCCTGACAACACTGGAAAAGCAATACTAACT GTCCTTCGTCACCTTGGTCGTGTAAGCGAGACACGTATCGGGCCTCATCGAGTGATCATTCTATTAAAGCGTCCTTGA